The genome window CTGAAAACAATAAGCTTCCACACTATGGGCGAGGGGTAAAGAGCGGATTTTTGCGTCTTCCCCCTTGGGAATTTCTTCGTCTGCATCCAGGACTAATAGCCATTCTCCCGTAGCCATGTCCAGGGCAAAATTCCGGGCTGCAGAAAAGTCATGCTTCCACTGGTAATGATAGATCTTAGCACCAAATTGCTGGGCCACCTGGACAGTAGTATCGCTGGACCCGGTATCAACGATAATAATTTCATCCACTGCTCCGCTGATGCTGTTTAAACAGCGGGGTAAGTGCTCGGCCTCGTCTTTTACAATCATGCAGAGACTGATCCGGGGCCGGTTTTTATTTAATAAGGCATAGACCTGTTCGGTACCCGAAATGCTGTTTAAAATCGACAGGGTCTGCTGTCTGTATATTTGGGCGTATGCCAAATGGATCTCGATATGCTCCGGCTGCCAGGTCAGCGCTTTAGCATAGACCTGGCGAGCCTGCTCCCACTGCTGATGGCGGCTATAAATTCCACCCAAATACAATGCTCCCTGGCTGTCATTAGACCCTGCAGCCAGCGCTTCCTCTAGCCAGTACTGGGCCAATGTTTCATCTCCGTGGCGATAAAATAACTTCCCGGCAGCCATCATCAATTCAGGTTCTCCGTCGGCCAACGGGAGAAGTTTCTCTGCCAGCGATAATTTATTTGCCAGCAGCAGTTTATTGACCAGGTCACGAAATGCGTTTGCTGAGGAAAGCACTTCTTCACTGGACAAAGAGGGGAGGGGAACTGTCTCTAAGAGGAAACTGTGACAGATTTGAAACAGTTTTTTAATCGTGCCCTCCTGCCAGGTGGATAGCAGTGCCGCTGCCTGTTCCATGCTTTCTTCCAGCCAGTAAAGCAGACATAGATTTCTGGTGGAACGCGGGTAATGATCACTGGAAATGCTAATCTGGCTCAAATGCTCCTTGGCTCTGGTCAGGTCGCCAAGCAAGAGGAATACTTCCCCTGCCGTAGCATGATAACAATCGCCCTCAGCTTTTTGCTGGATTGCTTTTTGGAGAAACAGAAGGGCTTGCTGGGGGTGTCCTTCGGCTAAGAAAATATCGGCCAAGGCCAGATTGGCTGCGGGAGTTGCCATGTGGAAAAAATTATCAAGGTAAGCAATGGTTTCTGGCGTTCCCTTTAGCGGCAGCAAAAGATGAACAATCCTGGCCAAGGGCTGTAAATCAGTGGGATTAGACATCAATTGTCTCCGAAAGACTTCCACAGCTCTTTCTTTTTCACCGATCTTTATATAAGCGTCCGCCATTGCCAGCCAAGCCCGTTCCCCGCTAACCCCTGCTTCACTGGCGTAGTTTGACGGCGCTGCACCCATGGCAAGACAACGTTCCAGCATCTGGACAGCTTGCCAGTAGTTCCTTAACTCCAGATGCAGCACGGCCATGTGGTAGTACAGATCTGTATAATCTGGAAACAAAGATGCCCTTTCCTGTAAATACTGAATTGCCTCAAGCTTTTTATTCATCTGTGCCAGACAGTCAGCTTTTCTGCGGACCAGGTAGCTGGCATACGGCGCTTCCCAGTGAATATTCTTTTCAGCCAGGTCAAAATATTCAAGGGCCCGATCGTATTCACCAGCGCGCAAATATTCTACGGCCAGGTTATAATAGAGGAAATTATCGGGCTGCCGGGAAGCTAATTCCTGCTGAAGGAGGGCCATGTTGCGACTGGTCTTGTCTTTTTTGTCAACTTCCCGTTTGAGATATCCATAATGGCGGACCCGGACCTGAGAGGCCACCTTGATGGCTTCCCTGCCGGCAGCATTCATAATGCTAGCGATAATTCCTTCGTGAACGCGCCCGGTATAGCGGTAATTAGGCCTGTTGCGAAAGAGGCGCATGGTGAGGTTGGTCAGGCTAATTTCAGGATCATTTACTCCCATTTCATTAACAGTCTGCAGAAAATAGGCCTCCGCCTCAGGGACTGTTACTAGTTGTTTTAAATGGGGAATATCTTCGCTGTAAAACTCATCATCAGCGTCCAGAATCAGAATCCAGTCGCAGGTAGCAAGCTCCAAAGAACGGTTACGGGCTTCACTGAAACTGTTAGTCCAGGGGAAAAAGCTTACTTGAGCCCCCAATTTTCTCGCGATGGCAACTGTGTCATCCTGAGAACCAGTGTCAACCACGATTATTTCATCAACCAAACCTGTCACGCTCTTAAGGCAACAAGGCAGGTTTTCTGCTTCGTCTTTCACGATCATGCATAAGCTAATGCTGGGACTAGCCAACTGGTTCACCCCCTGTCGAAATGGGCATGTATAATTCCTCTAATTGTTTTAAGCCGGACATCAGTTCCTGATGCTGTCTGGCTATGGCAGGGGCTTCCTTAAAATAACGGAAAGCCTGGTCGAGAATCTCTTTTTCCCGCCAGAGGCTGGCCTGAGCTGTCAATAGAGCCAAAGCCTTGTCCTGGGGTTTTTGCTGCAAGACGCGACGGGCTGCCATCAGAGCTAGTTCCGCAGCTTCCGCCGCCACCAGGGCACCAACTATTCCATGGAGGGAAGGCAGATTAGAAAAAATAAAATAGCGGTCCAGGTAGGCCAAACAGCGATCATAATCCATAGTTTTTACCAGGTTGCGGGCTAAACCCTTGAGGGATGGGGGATTATCGGACCGAAATTGGAGAGCTACGGTGTATGCTTTCACTGCCTGTTCGTGGGCCCCCGCCGCCTCCAAAACCTCGCCAGCCATTTGACAGGCTTTGTAGCTGCCCACTCCTTCTGTTGTGTCAAAAAAAGAAGGTGCTGGTCCCAGTTTCAAACAGTGATTGAAAGCTTCCATAGCGTCTTCAGGCTGGTTTAAGAATTTATGGACCAACCCTTTTAAGAAAAACAGGTCTGTATAAAGAGGAAACCAGTCGATGCCCCGTTTAAGCACTTCCAGTGCAAGATGGTATTCTTTTTCCTCCAGCAGACAGGTGGCGAAGTTGCGAAATAAGCTGGCAGTATTTGGCCACTGTCGATCACAGTCCCGGTAGAGGCCCAGAAAATAGTGGATAGCCTGCCGATAGTCCCCTGCGTGGTAATGCTCTAGCCCCTGGTTATACCTGAAGGAGAGGTTTTGCTCATCCTTGTCTTTATGAGGAGATCCTTGAATTACTTTTAAGTTTTTTTGCATCTTAGCTTTTTTTGCGGTGAGCTTGCTTTTTTTCATTAAGGCACCTCCGTGGCAGAAGGCTGTTTTTGCCGCTTTAAAAACCAGCCGAAGCCGTTTACTAATGTAGCGTAATCGAGGATTTCATGATCAAAGTATGAGTTTAAGAACAAGGGTGTTACAGTCAAAAAAAGGGCACCGAGGCTGGTGCCCTCTTTTGTTAAACATGGGCCTGATAATAAGCATCAAAAGTAATATCAGCTGCAGCAGTTAAGGATGCATAGGAAAGACGGGCATATTTGAGGAAATATTTAGGCACAAAAACTGTAGCTGCATTGCCGTCAAGGGTAAATGCGCTCGTGTCTAAAATCCAGAAGTTAGCATTGGGGCTAACCTCCACCTTAATGCTCACTTGGCCGGATCCCCTGTTATGGACGGCAAAAGAAACCATCGACATTTGGGATACGTCTTTCGGCAGGATGTCGTCATAAACTGTGGTAGAAGATAGGACTGATGTGGATGTATCAGTAGCCACAAAACGGGAGGCATGCTGAATCTGCGCTTCGCCGAAGGTTACGGAACCGAAAGTGACTGAGCTAAAGGTCACAGTGCCGTTGATATCGCCGAAGGTTACAGTACCGTTGATGTTTCCAAACGTAACTGAACTGAAGGTTACTGAGCTGAAAGTGACGGAACCGAAAGTAACCGAACCGCTAATATCGCCAAAAGTAACTGTGCCGTTAATATTGCCAAAAGTAGTTGCCACTGTGTCGGTAATGCTTTGGATATTTAGCCTGCCGCTGGTAGTGGAAAGAGCCTGGTTTGTCTCGCTGCCAAATATTTGCACTTTTAACTGTTCTGGTTCCACGTTAAAAACTAAATTATTAGCCATCAAATCTCCTCCTTAAAATACTTTTTTGGTAATATTGTCATGAATAACCATTATCTGGTGTCCTGATGTTATTGTATTCCTTCCAGATTGTGGAGGTGAATGTAGTTTTTGCTTTGTTTATTTTTTTGCTGCATTCAGCAAGCTTTTGCATACGATGTAGTTAAAAATGTCATAACTTTTTTTCGATTCAACTGGGTCTTGGCTTCAGAGGGGGATTGCAACCCCCACTGAAGCTTAGAGCCAGTTAATATAGTAGCGTAGCCGCTCTTATCCCGCCGCTTTAATTGGGGACATTCCTGTCCCATTCAAGAGGCAAGAAGCAAGAGGCAGGAAACAGGATGGATAAGCGGCTTTTAGTCCCTAAGCATCTGGCTCTTGCTTCCTGCTTCCTGCATCCTGATTACTAGCAGGTGTGTCCCCTTTCCTTAGCAGCGGGGGTATTAGAGCGGGTAGCTATCTATGATAAAACCAGGCGAAAGATTAGGCGATTAAGAAATTTATCCAAGGGAAGTGAAGCGATGGACTGTCAAAATGAGGTTTATAACGCTAATTTTATTAACGGAAATGGGCCTGACGGCACCTTCCCTGATGGCTGGCTGACAGTAGGGGGAGACGAGAATACTCAGTGGTTATGGCAAAAGCCTCCATCCGGAGCAGGGCAGGTCAAGATTGTTAACCCAAATAACATAAAAGCCGGCATTATTCAAGAGCAGTCGGTGCATGTTCCCATTGGCGAAAAACAGCGCTGGCTGCTAAAGCTTTCTTTAACAGCAGATCAGCCAGGCCGGTTAGCTTATATCCGGATCAATTATCGGAATCCGGCAGGATTTCCCCTGGGGTTTGCCGAGTTTTTCCATAAAATTAAACCAGAGCAAGCCGGTTATCAAGAAGTAGTGTTTACCCCTTGCGGTGCCACAGCCGCTTTGGTAGAGGTTGGATTGGCATCCGCAGGCATCCTTTTTATCCATGAAGTTGTTTGTTGCAGGCTCTACCCAGTAAAAAAAATTCGCCTTGATGAGAAGGGCAGAATTTTTGTTAAAAATGTGGAAACTATCAATGAAATTGTTAAGCCGGTCAGGGTGAAAATGGATGCCCCTATTCAGGCCAATATCAAGGCATGCATAGAGGCTGATATTAGAAATCTTAATTACCAGAAGGATTCCATCCGGGTTTATGGCAGCCAGGCCGGGGTACCTCTGCAGACTAATCCCGCAGGCCAGGCCCAAGTAGAGATTGCCGGAAACAGTTTTATCTCGGATATAAAAACAGTTGTCACCGGGGACACATTGGTTTATGCTGCCTCCTATGATGTATCCAGAATAAAGGTCTATTCCTATGCAGTGCTGAATACGGGTACCAAGCCGGCTGCGCTCAGGGTCTATATCAGCCCCAATGGTGTGAATTGGGTTGCCGACGGACCGGAATTGATACTGACGCCAGGGAAAATGGAGCTGTTAGTTGCCAAATATTTTTTGCACTACTCCTCGGTGGGCTTTTGGTCTCTTAACAAAGGAGAGCTTACGGGTTTAACAATTTGGTTCCAGGGGCAGTGTTAGCTGGCTCCTGGTATTCCATGGATTATCCCGGGATAAAAATACATCCCCTGTGGGCAATTGTCCGTTGACAGCGCACACTGGCTGATGTATAATTCGGATTAAATTTATTATTTTCAGGTTTTATAAGCGAAAACGATGCGGGGGAAAGGTACCCTTGTCCGGGGTCAAAAGAGAGCTGGTGGTTGGTGGAAACCAGCGTCCCCAACGAGGCGGAGAGCACCCCCAAGTGGACGGCGAAAAATTCATCAGCCGGGTGACCGACTTTTCTGCGGCCTCGTGAGCTGAAGTAAGCCGTTCCGGTCATGTCCGTTAAGCATGCCAAGTGAGCGGATGCTTTTTAACAGCAGCCGCTAATAAGGGTGGCACCGCGGGAAAAAAACCTCTCGTCCCTGATGGATTACATCGGGAAGGGGGGTTTGTTTTTTCGCCGTTTTTGCAATGAATAAGTCAATGAATAATTAGTTTTTTAGAGGAGGAAAAAATAATGTGGGAGAAGCAAATTCTGCTGTTACCCGGACCAACTCCAGTGCCAGAAAGGGTGTTGCGGGCAATGGGCAGGCCGGCTGTTAATCACCGCGGGCCCGATTTTAAGGCCGTGTTGCAAGAGGTTACCCGGGGACTGAAGGATGTTTTCCAGACTGGGAATGATGTGTTGGTACTAACCTCTTCAGGTACCGGCGCCATGGAGGCGGCTGTTGTCAACTTCCTTTCCCCCGGCGACAAAGCCCTGGTTTTATCAGTCGGACAGTTTGGCGACAGGTTTAAAAAAATCTGCAAGACGTATGGCATTGAAGTTATTGCCCCGGAGTTTGCCTGGGGAACCGCAGTCGCTCCGCATAAAGTAGAGGAAGTCCTGACGGCTGACACCAGCCATGAGATCAAGGCCGTCCTGGTGCAACACAATGAAACATCCACCGGAGTGTTAAACGACATTGCTAGCATCAGCAGGGCCAGGGGCGACCATCCTGCCCTGATGATTGTAGATGCCATCAGCGGTTTGGCGGCAGCCCCATTGAAAACCGACGCATGGGGCCTGGATGTGGTGGTTGCAGGTTCGCAAAAGGCTTTTATGCTTCCGCCTGGCCTGGCTATGATCAGTGTGGGGCCCCGGGCCTGGGAAAGAGCGGTCAATAATAAGAGCCCCAAGTACTATTTTGACCTGCAGGCAGCCCGGGATAACCTGACCCAGAGCCAGACGCCCTATACCCCTGCCGTATCCCTTTTCATGGGACTGCTGGAATCCCTGAAAATGATCCAGGAAGAGGGGCAAAACGAGTGTCTTTCCAGGCATGTTTTTTACCGGGACGTAGTTCGGGCTGGGGTTAAAGCCCTGGGATTGGAACTCTTGGCACCTGATACTATTGCCTCTCCGGCGGTAACCGCCGTGCGGGTGCCGCCAGGTTTTAAGGCCGGTGATATTAGCAGGCCGCTGCGGGACAAATACCAAGTGATTGTGGCCGGCGGCCAGGGCAAGTTAAAGGAAGAAATCTTCCGCATTGGCCACCTGGGCTATGTGCAGCTGACAGACCTCCTGGCAGCCCTTAGCGCGCTGGAGCTGGTAATGCAAGATCTAAACCTGCCGGTTCGGCCCGGGGCAGGAGTGGCGGCTGCTCAACAGGTAATCCTGGCAGGGAGGAGTGGTTAATGATGAAAGTGCTCATTGCCGACCCTGTTTCTGAAAAAGGGTTAGCTTGCTTGCGGGAGGCTCCCGGGCTGGAGATCGAAGTTCAGACAAAGCTGCCTGAAGATCATCTGGCTGCCATAATCGGCGATTACCACGCCCTGGTTGTCAGAAGCGAAACCAGGGTGACCAGAAAGATCCTGGAAGCGGCAACCCGGCTTAAAATAATCGGACGAGCCGGGGTGGGTGTAGACAATATTGATGTGGAAGCAGCGACCGAAAGGGGGATTGTGGTAGTCAACTCCCCCGAGGGCAACACCGTGGCTGCTGCCGAACACACCCTGGCCATGATGCTGGCCCTGGCCCGCAACCTTCCCCAGGCCAACAGCCTGTTGAAGGCCGGTACCTGGGAACGGAAAAAGTTTATCGGCATCGAACTGCGCAACAAGGTCCTGGGTGTGTTGGGCTTGGGCAAGATTGGCACTGAGGTGGCGCGGCGGGCCCGGGGCATGGACATGAAGGTGTTGGCCTATGATCCATATGTTTCGGAAGAGCGGGCACTGCAGATGGGTGTGGAACTGGCCGGCTTTGACCGGGTGATCAGCGAGGCCGATTTTATCACGGCCCACTTGCCCCTGTCCAAAGATACCTATCATCTTTTGAGCCATCGGGAGTTTGCCAAAATGAAACGGGGTGTGCGGGTCTTGAATGTTGCCCGGGGGGGCATTGTGGACGAAGAGGCCCTCTATGAGGCGCTGCAGTCTGGCAAGGTGGCAGGGGCAGCTATCGATGTGTTTGAGCACGAGCCGAATACAAAAAGCCCCCTGTTTGGCCTGGATAACGTGGTGGTTACCCCCCATCTGGGGGCATCTACCGAAGAGGCCCAGGTCTATGTTGCGGTGGATGTAGCGGAGGATATTGCCAGAGCTCTGCAGGGCGAGATCGTGTTGAACGCGGTGAACATCCCCTCCATCAAGCCGGAACTGCGGCAGGTGCTGGAGCCTTTCCTGGGATTGTGCGAAAAGCTTGGCAAGTTCGCCGGCCAGGTGGTTTCCGGCCACATTCACCAGGCGGAGATCAAATACAATGGAGAATTGGCCCGGTATGACCTGACCTCCCTGACCAACACTCTCTTAAAAGGGCTGTTGAAGCCGGCTCTTCAGGAAGCTGTCAACTACGTCAATGCTCCTCATGTGGCGAAAAACCGTGGCATCCGGGTGTATGAAAGCAAGTCCTTGGAGCTGGAGGACTATGCCAACCTCATTTCCGTTACGGTCAGAACCGACAAGGGCGAGAAGCATGTTTCCGGCACCCTGTTCCGTAACAATCAGCCCCGCATTGTCAGATTCGACGGCTATACTGTGGATGCCGTACCGGAAGGGCAGATCCTTGTTATTCCCCATATCGACCGGCCCAGGCTGATCGGACCGGTGGGCACTCTGATCGGAGATCATGGGGTGAATATTGCCGGGATGCAGGTGGGCCGGCAGGAACGGGGAGGCAAGGCAGTCATGTTTTTAGCGGTTGACAGTTCCATTTCCCGGGACCTCCTGGAGGAAATCATGGGGATCGATGGCGTGCTGGATGTGAAATATGTTCAGCTCTGAGCAGTGAATTAAGCTTGTAATTTATTGGATATGCTCTATAATAAGTTGAGAAAATATGCTGGCTTCACTTTAAATTTGGCTGAAACGGGGTTGGTGAGGATGCTGGACCTGAAGTTTGTCAGGGCAAATCCGGAGGCTGTGGTTGCAGGCTTGAAAAAAAGAGGCGCAGAAGTAAGCCTGA of Syntrophomonadaceae bacterium contains these proteins:
- a CDS encoding glycosyltransferase, whose translation is MASPSISLCMIVKDEAENLPCCLKSVTGLVDEIIVVDTGSQDDTVAIARKLGAQVSFFPWTNSFSEARNRSLELATCDWILILDADDEFYSEDIPHLKQLVTVPEAEAYFLQTVNEMGVNDPEISLTNLTMRLFRNRPNYRYTGRVHEGIIASIMNAAGREAIKVASQVRVRHYGYLKREVDKKDKTSRNMALLQQELASRQPDNFLYYNLAVEYLRAGEYDRALEYFDLAEKNIHWEAPYASYLVRRKADCLAQMNKKLEAIQYLQERASLFPDYTDLYYHMAVLHLELRNYWQAVQMLERCLAMGAAPSNYASEAGVSGERAWLAMADAYIKIGEKERAVEVFRRQLMSNPTDLQPLARIVHLLLPLKGTPETIAYLDNFFHMATPAANLALADIFLAEGHPQQALLFLQKAIQQKAEGDCYHATAGEVFLLLGDLTRAKEHLSQISISSDHYPRSTRNLCLLYWLEESMEQAAALLSTWQEGTIKKLFQICHSFLLETVPLPSLSSEEVLSSANAFRDLVNKLLLANKLSLAEKLLPLADGEPELMMAAGKLFYRHGDETLAQYWLEEALAAGSNDSQGALYLGGIYSRHQQWEQARQVYAKALTWQPEHIEIHLAYAQIYRQQTLSILNSISGTEQVYALLNKNRPRISLCMIVKDEAEHLPRCLNSISGAVDEIIIVDTGSSDTTVQVAQQFGAKIYHYQWKHDFSAARNFALDMATGEWLLVLDADEEIPKGEDAKIRSLPLAHSVEAYCFQLINYYGHPELGHDFITDLVCRLFRNRPQYRFKRTLHEQVVDQIIAVAGEGAVKIAPIRIFHYGHLTSTVLKKNKSERNLAIIRHALSEDKDNRFLRYSLGVELLNLGQYANALEQLELSYQPGQNYTSDLVLKMVICLKELQQFEQGLQLIDQAMIEYPNFTDLQFLKGEIFMEQENYGAAAQAFSSCLTMGEAPIYYSSTHGMGGYHAHYRLGKALEATGADEQAAASYRQALAANPKFHLPLYALAGILRRTLPIEKVKQQLESCFTLPDVNAYMLLADIFTSTGEHAVSMDYLKMAAAEAGENQEAISKVAYMEGVCQARLGDYGGTLLALKDDI
- a CDS encoding alanine--glyoxylate aminotransferase family protein, coding for MWEKQILLLPGPTPVPERVLRAMGRPAVNHRGPDFKAVLQEVTRGLKDVFQTGNDVLVLTSSGTGAMEAAVVNFLSPGDKALVLSVGQFGDRFKKICKTYGIEVIAPEFAWGTAVAPHKVEEVLTADTSHEIKAVLVQHNETSTGVLNDIASISRARGDHPALMIVDAISGLAAAPLKTDAWGLDVVVAGSQKAFMLPPGLAMISVGPRAWERAVNNKSPKYYFDLQAARDNLTQSQTPYTPAVSLFMGLLESLKMIQEEGQNECLSRHVFYRDVVRAGVKALGLELLAPDTIASPAVTAVRVPPGFKAGDISRPLRDKYQVIVAGGQGKLKEEIFRIGHLGYVQLTDLLAALSALELVMQDLNLPVRPGAGVAAAQQVILAGRSG
- the serA gene encoding phosphoglycerate dehydrogenase — protein: MKVLIADPVSEKGLACLREAPGLEIEVQTKLPEDHLAAIIGDYHALVVRSETRVTRKILEAATRLKIIGRAGVGVDNIDVEAATERGIVVVNSPEGNTVAAAEHTLAMMLALARNLPQANSLLKAGTWERKKFIGIELRNKVLGVLGLGKIGTEVARRARGMDMKVLAYDPYVSEERALQMGVELAGFDRVISEADFITAHLPLSKDTYHLLSHREFAKMKRGVRVLNVARGGIVDEEALYEALQSGKVAGAAIDVFEHEPNTKSPLFGLDNVVVTPHLGASTEEAQVYVAVDVAEDIARALQGEIVLNAVNIPSIKPELRQVLEPFLGLCEKLGKFAGQVVSGHIHQAEIKYNGELARYDLTSLTNTLLKGLLKPALQEAVNYVNAPHVAKNRGIRVYESKSLELEDYANLISVTVRTDKGEKHVSGTLFRNNQPRIVRFDGYTVDAVPEGQILVIPHIDRPRLIGPVGTLIGDHGVNIAGMQVGRQERGGKAVMFLAVDSSISRDLLEEIMGIDGVLDVKYVQL